Sequence from the Hoplias malabaricus isolate fHopMal1 chromosome 10, fHopMal1.hap1, whole genome shotgun sequence genome:
GAATGAGCGGCCGTACTAGGGTTAATACTGAACTGTatttacacagtagagtgagctgaaacagacctgAGGACACAGGTTGGAGCAGTAAGTATTAATTGTTGTATTATTGTTCTATGTATTAACTATTGTAAGCGTCTTTGAGTtcttgaaaagcgctatataactataatatattattattataatcagtTTGTGAGTcactgagcagtgagccagggtttgcagctgctaactttagccagattagctcactttttcgCGTTAGACATAGATTCTGGTAATATGTACTTTTCGCCGGTTGCGATGTGGATTAAACGAGTGAAGTTACACTGTGTGTGGGTGGAACCCAAGCTTCgttgaggacagtgttataatctggttttgagagttactgatgaacgaGGCGAGGGCTAGCGCCTGCTAACTTTGGCCAgattagctcagtttttagcattggacatcAATTCTGGTAACAAGTGCTATACTGTCGGTTTCTGTGGTTATAACGGCTAGTGTACCATCAAAGTGAGGGTTGTctgtgacagagagacagggagagtgtgtTAGAAGAAGCCCAGAGAGCCGTTTGTTCTTAAGTGAGAGAGTAtgtgagacttgatttcacgacagtactgtaaacatgaattacactcagcagcaggtagggggagcTTAAAAATAGCCAATccttacattgtattcctttaaggCTGTGTGATGAAAACACATCACATGTCAATGATTGTGATACATATTGTAGGCCACCAAGAAGTTGGAGCTGACAAAACAcatcaacacagaaaaaaaatatcaccaCTAACCTTTACAATCTCTGGGTCCAGGTCACCATTGCAGCTGTCAAAATATTTCTTTAGATCCTgttcattgagaaaaaacacatcAATCTGATTTACAAAAGTTTAAATCTGTTTCATTTGAATTTACACTGTTTTATTACTGAATGGATTACGTTAATACAACGATCCACAACACATTCCCTGAAAACAGATCTAATCTGGAACCCAGTCTATTCTGTGGAGACTTCACCAAATCCACTCAACaccacctgttcctttaaatgataatgagccgctcgctgttcaccccgaccccgagcgcacagcagtgaggagcgaggagcagaagctctggtttttagccgttttcactctgttctctttcttctccgtttttattcagtgctcttatttctccgcgctcgttgtgtccgttttgctgagtttaacctcgtctttgtgctttcacgtaaacacgggtccagcgctgtgattggacagactcagacgagggggcggggccattctaaagtctctgcggttgatgtcagaagcggagtagaatcagaacgactcattTTATCCTGGCTGAGGgggcttgtttcacagtgtgtgggttggtgggctctacACGTGTTTTATAATATGTGACCTGGTCCTGGTTTTATAATAGAATGCCTTATCGTACAATGGAAATTTCCATCTCAATAAATTTTGATGAccttaatataatttattgtatttactggtgagtttgtttacaataattaaCATCACCAATATTTTAACCACTTATTATGTTCTCTTCTCTGGTTATCGTTGGTCTCTCGGTTCTGGAGCCGTTATCTCGATTTGTTTGAACATTCTTAATAACTACTTTTTGTTAAAAGTGCATTGCTCCATAAAGGGGTGTAACTGCATTATgtcattatattataattttacCAGTGACataatacagttttaaaatgaaaataatatcgACAATATTATCAGTTTCATTGGGACCACAATATTTCGACCACAAATAAATCGTCACAGGCCTAATGTACCTTTTAATATCTCGTAAGAACTGGGACAGATGACTGGTCGGAAGTGCTCGTGTTATGAGGCAGAATGCCATCTGTGCAGGGAGAGCATTaggaattgggacacactccaAGTGCCTGAATAGTACACATCCTTACCTGGTCACAATACTCAAACACAAGcgtcagcttcttatcactgtgGAGAACATCATGTAACCTTGAAGAAAGTGAGACAAACAAGCGTGTTAACACTGCAGCACGgtctttaaacactttaaatgtgAAGTAATAGTAAATAAACCCACCTCAcaatgtttttatgctttagcTCCTTCAAGAGGCAGATTTCTCTCAAGGCTGAACTGGGAACCCCCTGCAGAAGAAGCAGATGGATTGAGAAATGACACCTTACTCTTGCTAGATAACATTCCACCAGTGGTACTGTCTGACCTCCTTACCTCGTCGTCGTCATCCAGCCGGACCCGCTTCAGAGCCACTATCTCATGCGTCTCTCTGTTTTTAGCCTTGAAGACTGTTCCATATGTACCTTTAGGAGGGCAGAGAGAAGTGATGCACAAAGCTGGTAGTTTACAATTGTCTGAAATGTCTTGGTGTAGGGATGGTTTAAGATTTCCTTTCACTGGGACTAAGGGCTACACAGTTCTGAGGTCTTAattcattttctccattttcacttggttggttctcttatttctctgctcaGATCTCTTACTTCTTCGTTCTCATTTCCTCTCAGTTCTCTAACTTATTCGTTGTCTTACTTCTCCACTCTGGTTTCTACTCATTTCTCttactcttatttctccgttatcatttctgctctgttctcttatttctccgctctgttctcttatttctcagttatcatttctgctctgttctcttatttctccgctctgttctcttatttctccgttatcatttctgctctgttctcttatttctccgttatcatttctgctctgttctcttatttctccgttatCATTTCTGCTGTTCTAttatttctctgctctgttcttaTTTCTCCGCTATTGTTTCCGgtctgttctcttatttctccgctctGTTCTTATTTCTCTATTATCATTTccgctctgttctcttatttctccgttatCATTTCTGCTGTTCTAttatttctctgctctgttctcttatttctccgttatCATTTCTGCTGTTCTAttatttctctgctctgttcttaTTTCTCCGCTATTGTTTCCGgtctgttctcttatttctccgttatcatttccgctctgttctcttatttctccgctatcatttctgctctgttctcttatttctccgctatcatttctgctctgttctcttatttctccgttatCATTTCTGCTGTTCTAttatttctctgctctgttcttaTTTCTCCGCTATTGTTTCCGgtctgttctcttatttctccgctctGTTCTTATTTCTCTATTATCATTTccgctctgttctcttatttctccgttatCATTTCTGCTGTTCTAttatttctctgctctgttctcttatttctccgttatCATTTCTGCTGTTCTAttatttctctgctctgttcttaTTTCTCCGCTATTGTTTCCGgtctgttctcttatttctccgttatcatttccgctctgttctcttatttctccgctatcatttctgctctgttctcttatttctccgctatcatttctgctctgttctcttatttctccgttatCATTTCCGCTCTGTTCTATTATTTCTCCGTTATCATTTCTGCTCTGTTATATTATTTCTCCGTTATCAtttctgctctgttctcttatttctccattatCATTTccgctctgttctcttatttctccgttatTATTTccgctctgttctcttatttctccattatCATTTccgctctgttctcttatttctccgttatTATTTccgctctgttctcttatttctccattatCATTTccgctctgttctcttatttctctgttatCATTTccgctctgttctcttatttctccgttatTATTTccgctctgttctcttatttctccattatCATTTCCGCTCTGTTCTATTATTTCTCCGTTATCATTTCCGCTCTGTTCTATTATTTCTCCGTTATCATTTCTGCGGTTCTAttatttctctgctctgttctaTTATTTCTCCGTTATCATTTCTGCGGTTCTAttatttctctgctctgttctcttatttctccgttatCATTTCTGCTGTTCTATTATTTCTCCGTTATCATTTCTGCTCTGTTCTATTATTTCTCCGTTATCATTTCTGCTGTTCTAttatttctctgctctgttctaTTATTTCTCCGCTATCGTTTCatctgttctcttatttctccctTATCATTTccgctctgttctcttatttctccgctgTCGTTTCCGCTCTGTTCTCTCATTTCTCCGTTATCATTTCTGCTCTGTTCTTTTATTTCTCCCCTGTTGTCTTATTTCTCCCTTATCATTTCCGCTCTGTTGTCTTATTTCTCCCTTATCGTTTCTGCTCTGTTCTATTATTTCACCGCTCTGTTGTCTTATTTCTCCCttatcatatctgctctgttcTATTATCTCACCGCTCTGTTGTCTTATTTCTCCCTTATCATATccgctctgttctcttatttctccgttatCATTTCTGCTCTGTTCTATTATTTCTCCGCTATTGTTTCcactctgttctcttatttctccgctctgttctcttatttctccgctaTCGTTTCcactctgttctcttatttctccgttatcatttctgttctgttctcttatttctccgctctgttctcttatttGTCCGTTATCGTTTCCACTCtattctcttatttctccgttatCATTTCTGCTCTGTTCTATTATTTCTCCGCTATTGTTTCCAATCTGTTCTGTTATTTCTccgctctgttctcttatttctccgctaTCGTTTCcactctgttctcttatttctctgttatcatttctgttctgttctcttatttctccgctctGTTCTTATTTCTCCGCTATCATTTccgctctgttctcttatttctctgctctgttctcttatttGTCCATTATCGTTTCCACTCtattctcttatttctccgttaccgtttttgctctgttctcttatttCCCCCTTATCATTTccgctctgttctcttattCCTCTGTTATCATTTCcactctgttctcttatttctccattaCCGTTTCCgctgttttctcttttctctgctctgttctcttatttctccgttattgtttccgctctgttctcttatttctccgttatCGTTTCCGCTccattctcttatttctccCTTATCATTTCTGCTCTGTTGTCTCATTCCTCCGTTATCGTTTccgctctgttctcttatttctctgttatTGTATCCGCTCTGTACTCTTATCCGCTCTGTTCTCTCCGTTATCGTTTCcactctgttctcttatttctccattatcgtttctgctctgttctcttatttctccgttatCTTTTCCAatctgttctcttatttctccgttatCGTTTCTGCTCTGTTGTCTTATTTCTCCATTTTCGTTTccgctctgttctcttatttctccgttatcatttccgctctgttctcttatttctccgttatCGATTCCGCTGTCTGTTCTTATTTCTCCTTTATCGTTTCCattgttttcttatttctcCTTTATCGTTTCCAttctgttctcttatttctctgttatCGTTTCCGTTctgttctctcatttctctgttATCTTTTccgctctgttctcttatttctccgttatCGTTTccgctctgttctcttatttctccgttatCGTTTCCGTTCTGTTCTCTAATTTCTCCGTTATCGTTTCCGCTccgttctcttatttctccattatCGTTTCCGCTccgttctcttatttctccgttatTGTTTCCGCTCCATTCTCTTATTTCTCGGTTATCGTTTCCGCTCCGTTATCTTATTTCTCCGTTATCGTTTCTGCTCTGTTATCTTATTTCTCCATTTTCATTTCCGTTCCGTTCTCACATTTCTCCATtattgctctgttctcttatttctccgttatCGTTTCCGTTCTGTTCTCACATTTCTCCGTTATCGTTTCCGCTCTGTTCTATTATTTCTCCCTTATCGTTTCTGctcttttctctcatttctccgtTATTGCTctcttctcttatttctccgttactgctctgttctcttatttctccctTATGGTTTCTGctcttttctctcatttctccgttattgctctgttctcttatttctccattttCATTTCCGTTGTTCTCACATTTCTCCGTTAGTGCTCTGTTCTCACATTTCTCCCTTATAGTTTCCGCTCTTTCCTCTCatttctccgttctcgttttttGCACTGTGATTGAAATACTAAGTTGAAGGGGTGGTACTATTATAATAACCCCTTCGTGACGTCAGAAAGGGAGCACAATTAGAACAGGTCGTTGAATCTCATGTTCTCTGACACAGGCAGCCCACAAATCACCGACTAGATTGTGTTATTTCAGTCGGTTTGATTCCCAAAAAGAGCATTATATTACTAAGACACGGGACGACGggtgtttgtataaaatgtgtCCTAACGTTTGCCCCAACGGAGCTTAATGGTCGGGTAGCTAAAGCTAACGTTAACGGTAGCACAGACCTCGTGAACACGGTGTATTACTATTTAATGACAACCTCTGATTTATTTTCCCAATTTTACAGCTCTAACTCTCAGGCCGGAGCCGGTGTTTGTAAGCGGCTCTGTCCGAATATGAGAGCTAAGCCTCGGCTAGCACCGCCGTCCAGCTCCCTCCACAGCGGTGTCTCGGACTCACCCTCCCCGATCTTCTCCAGCTTCTCATACTTCTGCATGGCGGCGCCGTATCCCCAGCTGTAGACAGGCTTTCCCCCGTCCGCGCCTGCTATTTACTCGGGTCCTGCTCGGTGCCAAACGCGGCTCAATCCGATGGATGCCGCCGTCTAGTCAACAACAGAAGAGGCGTGTCTTTAGTGACGAGGAGTCCACTCCTAAAGAGTCGGTTCTTCAACTCCAAAGCGTATGGAGTTCAGACTCGACTCTTAGCTCAAGATTCTGAGAGTCGAAACGCAAAGAGTCGGCTCAGTCCCAATGAGAGTGCATTCTTCAGCCCCCTCTGAAACTGAAACAGACAGAACTCGGCACAAAttgcatatataatatatttataacctCTGTCGCAATGGTGGCACCCCAGGTGGTGTGGCCGTCTGTAAGTCTGAACAAAGTATTCATAAACATTGGTTAAAATCAAGTCGATTCGAGGAATCAACTCCGGACTCGACTCCAGAAAATCGGGAGACATTCATCGCCGCTGTCTGCTTCTTCAACATGGCCAGGACGAGGTggactttcaaaataaaagtccttgtaCAAAGAGGCCAAAAATGAGGACACCTGCTGGACCAAAGCctcttcataaataaataaaggctaATAATTAGCCTTATTAGAGTTATACAGTCACAGCTTCCCTCTACTCCCCTAGAAAGGTTTTTAGACAAATTCTTAGAAcatatctgtgaggatttgattgcactgCTGGGACCAGGCCTGTACTGATACTAGATGATCAGCTTTGGATCACTAAAGCCACTCCAGGTCATCCCAGAATGACGAGAACTGGTTTGTGCCCCTTCCCTTCAGACAACAGTCCTAAAATCACTGCTccacaaacaccaaacacagctGGGGGGTTTATAGCTGCCCCTCTAGTCCCCACCTCACACTGAACGTGGTGACCcaaagctcatgtgcagcagctccagagcACCATGTTTCTTTCAGCCTACAAGCTGTGTGCACACCTGAATGTCTGTCCATAATGCGTACCTGCTGAAATGACTGATGTaaggtttttattatgtatGTCTGCATTGAGTACTACTACTAGATGGCGCTGTGCTCTCATGAAAGAATGAAAGCTGTATCTAAACTTGTGATAGGTTTATTGCACACAACTGTAATGTGTGTACTAGGTACGTCTCACTTTAGGAGGGCGGaaatgtttacacactcacattacgGGGACTTCTTTTCCTTGTGGGACATTATTAGGATTAGGCTATTAGTGCTTAAGGTACAAATAATGTAAGGGAAAGCTTCCACAATATGAATGGATGTTTATGTAATGGCCCCACAACGCCCTGGCCCTCTAATCATTTTCCTAAGACATTTTCATGACAGACACTGTGTAATaaatcagtttatttattttcacaatacTCTTAAGTACTCCAGTTACATCAAATGTACATCTCATCTTGGTTCAGTCAGACATTCATTAAACAGTCATATACTCAATGATTACTATACAGCGATGGGCAAAAACACAGAAAGATATGCTACAAGTCcagtttaaaatgttaaaaatataatataagatAAAACACCTGCAGCCTGGAAACCCCGCTCTCTAATGCACAGAGTTGATGTCCACAAACCTAAACCAGTCCTGAGTTCATACTTCACAAAGTGTGGATCTATGAGTGGTGTGAAGCACCCTGTAGTAAACAGATATCACAGTTTACAGTGGTCAGTCTGAGGGTCATTTACacccagaaacacagaggtggACCACGACTGTTCCCTGATTCACTGCTGGCTGTTAGTTCTCTGTCTTCGTATGAGCTCAGCATAAAACCCTCCTTTGCTCAGCAAATCCGAGTGGGTTCCAGactgaaaaacaacaaacacaagtcaagacttttaatttgaaaagcAGATCTTCCACTTCCTGTGTCCGAAATGGTTCCCTACATTACACAGTAGACAGTGCACTATtacagggaactgaattcaggagggtagtgaaggACTTCGGATACTACCTCTTGCAAGctttttaccaaacaatgcagtggattatgggtaatctgctgCCTGCTAGTGTATGTGGGTTGTACACTTATtattctgcatactttgttaccctgctttccccctgttcttcagcgctcaggacccccacagagcaggtgtgatctggtggtggatcattctcagcgctgcagtgacactgacgtggtggtggtgtgttagtgtgtgttgtgctggtgtagagtggatcagacacagcagtgctgctggggggaaaggggggtagcaaagtatgcagagcaacagctggactacagtctgcagCCTGGTCCTGTGTTTGACAGCGTCCTCACCTCAACCACTCTGCCGTTGCTCATGACGCAGATGAGATCGGCCCCCTGGATGGTGCTGAGGCGGTGGGCGATGATCAGGACGGTGCGCCCTGTGGTGGCTCTGTCCAGGGCCTCCTGGACCACGCGCTCCGACTCGGCGTCCAGCGCACTCGTGGCCTCGTCCAGGACAAGGATTCTGGGGTTTTTAATGAGAGCACGAGCAATGGCAATCCTCTGCTTCTGACCACCTGACAGAGTCACCCCACGCTCACCTGCAGAACAGGAACGAGGAGGAAGAACATGTAAAATTAATCGCCAAAAGAAATGAGTAAAGACAGATTGCAATTACACCCCGACACAaaactagggctgaatctcagatATCTTCCTCTACACCCAGGCATCCCGCAGTCCGAGTCTGGACGCAGACTCTGTCCGAcccggacctggacctgtagcTGATAAACTGTCCAGAGCTGTTTAATtgtgaacagagtgtgtgtttgaagtggtgttactcttctagtcgttagggtgcaggtttagcgctccaggaaactcacagaccaatcacatgtgtttctgcacaTCACATgtgaggctcctcagccaatcagatctgtgcattatgatgagcgctgtgactccactgagtgacacacacagggcagggtccAGACGCCGCTGTCCTGGGGTCAGTAAAAACAGCCCGAGGGACGAGATCAAAGCTCTTTCGGGACACTTTCGGGACGATGGTGCTGTGTGAGTTACAACCAAAAACTTTAATGAGAAGGGGACGATTACGGGCTTAAATTCACATAACAATGAACATGGATTCTCTTTAcggataaagtcccgccctcaagcaataagagccaatcggATCGCTGGTtgtggaaaagcagtaaagtcaactgcaactacaagtcattagggactttagttacatttctgtAGAGGTGCGCTTCAGGCTGAGGACTAAATTGGTTTTAACCCCGATCTGGTTACAGCGCCCCTTGTTGAGGGAGGTGTGGTGTATCAGGCAGTGAGTGAATGATCAGTTCTTGAAAATGGTCAGTGTAAGGATCTGAGGGCCACACTGTGATGGTCATAAAGTTTtggttaaagcaacactaggtagtatttttaccttagaaTCACAGATTCAGAATCACTGAGaagcttcactgagctgtaacagggagtcTGTCGTTGCTattctggactcagcactgtagaaaatgcactgtgtaacttctggaggagggtaggaaaccacctgtGCCCTCCCAGTCCGCCATGATTTCAACacactgctgtaaaagtgaattatactTTGCAGTTGTCGAGGGAGtccaggagaaaaaaataaatatattaaaaaaatctaatcttacctagtgttgctttaaggtgCTAAATGTGATTCGGAGCCTAGAACTCACCCACCACCGTGCTGTAGCCGTCTGGGAAGCCTGTGATGAAGGTGTGAGCGTTGGCCTGTTTGGCAGCGGCCACCACTTCAGCATCTGTGGCCCCGGGTTTTCCAAAACGGATATTCTCCATCACTGACGTGCCGAACAGCACGGGCTCCTGCCGGAAATCAAGCAAAACAAAAGCTTAACACTCTGGGGACCGAACACATGAAcagcagtgagtgtgatattgtttgtgtgtgtgtgtgtgtgtgtgagtgtgtgtgagagagaatgtgttggtttaaccctttccacaccTCTCCTTGCGACAGTAGCATTATTTGCGTTTATCGTCCAGTGCCTAGTGTCagaggttaataaatacttcattgttTTAAAGGAAGTGTCCTGTAGATTTAACAAATGCATACGATCAGGAAAAACATCTGGAAATTCTTTGTTCTTCACTCGCTCTCAACACAGACActacattttaggggaaaaacaattatatatgtttgtgtttttattgtgcagcacagtggtgcaggctctggacccaccgtgaccctgaactctGTTTGtcttgtaattatatataattttatacaaaactgagattatcattcattcattcattgtctgtaacccttatcgagttcagggcggcggtgggtccggagtctacccggaatcactgggcgtacggtgggaacacaccctagatggcgacagggcgacaaacactcacacctacggacacttttgagtctccaatccacctaccaatgtgtgtgggaggaaaccggagaacccagaggaaacccacgcaaacacagggagaacacaccacactcctcacagacagtcacccggaggaaacccacgcagacacagagagaacacaccacactcctcacagacagtcacccggaggaaacccacgcagacacagagagaacacaccacactcctcacagacagtcacccggaggaaacccacgcagacacagagagaacacaccacactcctcacagacagtcacccggaggaaacccacgcagacacagagagaacacaccacactcctcacagacagtcacccagaggaaacccacgcagacacagagagaacacaccacactcctcacagacagtcacccggaggaaacccacgcagacacagggagaacacaccacactcctcacagacagtcacccagaggaaacccacgcagacacagagagaacacaccacactcctcacagacagtcacccggagcgggactccaacccacaacctccaggaccctggagctgtgacagagacactacctgctgctccactgtgccgccccctaGCACTTCAGTAAAAACCTGCCTGACTAATGAATCCAATGACGTGTCCTCTGAGCCAGGAAGGGTCCAGTGTTTTGATGTCCAGGCCATCCAGCATGATCACCCCATTGGCTGGGTCATAGAACCGCTCCAGCAGTGCCGCCACCGTGGATTTACCTGCGACACAGAGGAGAGAACCCACAGATGAGCAGAGGGGCCAAAAACTGTACAAACAAGTAAAAGTACTAATACATTAAAGTAATAATGAATCCAATTGCATTAAGTGGTTAGGTacagcgcagcaggtagtgtcgcagtcacacagctccaggggcctggaggttgtgggttcgattccagctccgggtgactgtctgtgaggagttggtgtgttctccccatgtccgcgtgggtttcctccgggtgctccggtttcctcccacagtccaaaaacacacgttgcaggtggattggcgactcgaaagtgtccgtaggtgtgagtgtgtgagtgaatgtgtgtgtgtctgtgttgccctgtgaaggactggcgtcccctccagggtgtattcccgccttgcgcccgatgattccaggtaggctctggaccccccgcgaccctaaattggataagcggttacagataatggatggatggatg
This genomic interval carries:
- the abcb8 gene encoding mitochondrial potassium channel ATP-binding subunit isoform X2, giving the protein MVRGVSAGARVFEYLALEPTIPLTGGGRIPHKSLTGRVDFMNINFSYPTRPGHQILKNFSLTLPPCKTVAVVGESGGGKSTVAALLERFYDPANGVIMLDGLDIKTLDPSWLRGHVIGFISQEPVLFGTSVMENIRFGKPGATDAEVVAAAKQANAHTFITGFPDGYSTVVGERGVTLSGGQKQRIAIARALIKNPRILVLDEATSALDAESERVVQEALDRATTGRTVLIIAHRLSTIQGADLICVMSNGRVVESGTHSDLLSKGGFYAELIRRQRTNSQQ